A window of the Anaerobaca lacustris genome harbors these coding sequences:
- a CDS encoding glycosyltransferase family 2 protein: MIEPTAPNNVYGKSQQESPPSIDISVVVPVFNEADNVESLCQEIVAAMTTTKRPFEVLFVDDASTDGSAARLAGGRVAAPLRILKHRHNCGQSAAVATGFRHARGAWVATLDGDGQNDPNDLPRLLAHLLATGADGVTGVRTVRRDNWLKRISSRVGNGFRNRVTGDRISDSGCGIRIVGRACLAEVPVFNGMHRFLPTLLRGQGFRVEELPVNHRPRLHGLSKYGLHDRLWRGLRDYLGVRWYLARAVPAVRVEPTEGHP, translated from the coding sequence ATGATCGAACCAACAGCGCCAAACAACGTATATGGCAAATCCCAGCAGGAATCGCCGCCCAGCATCGATATCTCGGTGGTGGTTCCCGTCTTCAATGAGGCCGACAACGTGGAATCGTTGTGCCAGGAGATCGTGGCGGCGATGACGACGACAAAGCGACCGTTCGAAGTGCTGTTCGTGGACGACGCCAGCACGGATGGCTCGGCCGCACGTCTGGCGGGCGGGCGGGTCGCAGCGCCCCTGCGCATTCTGAAGCATCGACACAACTGCGGCCAGAGCGCCGCGGTGGCAACGGGCTTTCGCCACGCACGAGGCGCCTGGGTGGCCACCCTCGACGGCGACGGACAGAACGATCCGAACGACCTGCCCCGCCTGCTGGCACATCTGCTGGCGACGGGCGCCGACGGCGTCACCGGCGTGCGCACCGTGCGACGCGACAACTGGCTCAAGCGAATTTCGTCCCGCGTAGGCAACGGCTTTCGCAACCGGGTCACGGGCGATCGCATCAGTGACAGCGGCTGCGGCATTCGCATCGTCGGCCGGGCCTGCCTCGCGGAGGTGCCGGTCTTCAACGGGATGCATCGTTTCCTGCCCACCCTGCTGCGAGGACAAGGGTTTCGTGTTGAGGAGTTGCCGGTCAACCACCGGCCTCGCCTGCACGGCCTGTCGAAGTACGGTCTGCACGACCGCCTGTGGCGAGGGTTGCGGGATTACCTCGGCGTCCGCTGGTACCTGGCGCGGGCGGTCCCCGCTGTCCGAGTCGAGCCGACGGAGGGCCACCCATGA
- a CDS encoding DUF2062 domain-containing protein, with protein MGLRESILRRLPDRNRLRRSFLYRVFGKGILARDLWHFDARSLAGGAALGLFIAFTPTIPFQMLLACVGVLYFRVNLPIALLACWVTNPLTAVPIYMTAWRLGHFVLYAIPYADEYIAAYAAAGRGRIIMGSFCLWTGCLILGTVAAVVGNVLIRWLWKGAHLAHPRRKRPKRSQP; from the coding sequence ATGGGTCTTCGTGAGTCGATTCTTCGCCGGCTTCCGGACAGAAACAGGCTGCGGCGGTCGTTCCTTTATCGGGTGTTCGGCAAGGGGATCCTGGCCCGAGACCTGTGGCACTTCGACGCGCGCTCCCTGGCGGGCGGAGCCGCCCTTGGCCTGTTCATCGCGTTCACGCCGACGATCCCGTTCCAGATGCTGCTGGCCTGCGTCGGCGTACTGTACTTCCGGGTGAACCTGCCCATCGCTCTGCTGGCCTGCTGGGTCACCAATCCGCTCACCGCCGTGCCCATCTACATGACGGCCTGGCGACTCGGCCACTTTGTCCTGTACGCGATCCCTTACGCCGATGAGTACATCGCTGCGTACGCTGCAGCCGGGCGGGGCAGGATCATCATGGGCTCGTTCTGTCTGTGGACCGGCTGCCTCATCCTCGGCACAGTCGCTGCGGTCGTGGGCAACGTGCTGATCCGATGGCTCTGGAAGGGCGCCCACCTGGCGCACCCGCGCCGAAAACGCCCCAAACGGTCTCAGCCGTAG
- a CDS encoding FG-GAP repeat domain-containing protein, producing MIRNNGMRDLLILLLFACMVTGSLFGAMPRFECHEIADVGMRMGQTALVDIDKDGKLDWVVGQSGKMWWFQYVAPDKWIQHDIGEGARTDVGGTAFDIDGDGWIDVVAGTAWYRNTGRPREERFERYETGAIANHDMVAADIDGDGKLDVVACSDDKRHPYLVWYKIPDDPREKWVEHRIGPGIHGGVDPMGVGDLTGNGHNDVVRGDVWFENADGKGTKWIEHAVLTPPDGSRPERYGLALKTWVCDLSGNGEMDIIQAEADTPDGRVFWWENKGKGRAWQFHLISANHTNQDFHSLAVADFNNNGRLDVFSGGGPLSKDTRKCFIWENLDGKGRRWKEHLILEGKRCHEAKAADVDGDGDIDIATKPWNGSLHIYLRNVLVEDAATSSQ from the coding sequence ATGATTCGAAACAACGGCATGAGAGACCTCCTGATACTCCTTCTGTTCGCTTGTATGGTGACAGGCTCCCTGTTCGGCGCGATGCCGCGATTCGAGTGTCATGAGATTGCCGACGTCGGGATGCGAATGGGCCAGACGGCGTTGGTCGATATCGACAAGGACGGCAAACTCGACTGGGTCGTCGGTCAGTCGGGCAAGATGTGGTGGTTCCAGTATGTCGCGCCCGACAAGTGGATTCAACACGATATCGGCGAGGGGGCCCGCACGGACGTCGGCGGCACGGCGTTCGACATCGACGGCGACGGCTGGATCGACGTGGTCGCCGGCACGGCATGGTACCGCAACACCGGCCGGCCGCGCGAGGAGCGCTTCGAGCGATATGAAACGGGGGCCATCGCCAACCACGACATGGTCGCCGCCGATATCGACGGCGACGGCAAGCTCGACGTCGTCGCGTGCAGTGACGACAAGAGGCACCCATATCTCGTCTGGTACAAGATTCCGGACGATCCACGAGAGAAATGGGTCGAGCACCGGATCGGGCCCGGCATCCACGGCGGGGTGGACCCGATGGGCGTCGGCGATCTGACCGGCAACGGGCACAACGACGTCGTACGCGGCGACGTGTGGTTCGAGAATGCCGACGGCAAGGGCACGAAATGGATCGAGCACGCGGTCCTGACGCCGCCGGACGGCAGCCGGCCCGAGCGCTACGGCTTGGCCTTGAAGACCTGGGTCTGCGACCTGAGCGGCAACGGCGAGATGGACATCATCCAGGCCGAGGCCGATACGCCGGACGGCCGCGTCTTCTGGTGGGAGAACAAGGGCAAAGGACGCGCCTGGCAGTTCCACCTGATCTCGGCGAACCACACCAACCAGGATTTCCATTCGCTCGCCGTGGCCGATTTCAACAACAACGGCCGCCTGGACGTCTTCAGCGGCGGCGGCCCCCTCTCCAAGGACACCCGGAAGTGCTTCATCTGGGAGAACCTCGACGGCAAAGGCCGCCGGTGGAAGGAGCACCTGATCCTCGAAGGCAAACGCTGTCACGAGGCCAAGGCCGCCGACGTGGATGGCGACGGTGACATCGACATCGCCACCAAGCCCTGGAACGGCAGCCTGCACATCTACCTGCGCAACGTGCTCGTCGAGGACGCTGCCACCTCCTCGCAGTAG
- a CDS encoding LamG-like jellyroll fold domain-containing protein: protein MCRRINAVICVVVLGLALASVSEAALVGWWKFDDGSGSIAKDSSGRGYHGTITDPIWVAGHYGGALDFQGTSYVDVPPESWSTIERQATVSFWAYGDPDQQPQANFIFGAFSDPANNEARRMSAHVPWSNGNVYFDTGGPGYNRIERAADPADYEGTWTFWTFLKNADTGDQQIYINGELWHSGTGMTNTMEGVTKFTIGTKPSLLEGWYRGMIDDFRLYDTALTIEEIQLAMTGRGPGLELASNPAPENEASDIPRDVVLSWEAGEYAVTHDVYFGASFDDVNTAGRGNPMGVLLSQGQAGATFDPPGLLDFGQTYYWRIDEVNGAPDNAIFKGETWSFTAEPLAYPVTGVFATSNGVFDEGAGPQNTVNGSGLNADDQHSTAAGDMWVARPGDEPLYIQFEFDRLYKLHEMLVWNYNVQFEMLLGFGLKDVTVEYSVDGEDWAVLGDVQLSQATAAATYTANTTVALEGVAARFVRLTVNSGWGMMGQYGLSEVRFMYIPAHARQPQPADDAADVSVDGALAWRAGRDAVSHEVYLGTEADALALAGTVTGNSYSPGALNLATTYYWQVNAIQETESWEGDVWSFTAQEFIVVEDFESYTDDIEAGEAIFDTWLDGWVNDTGSTVGHLNTPFAERTIVHSGRQSMPLSYDNSTVATSEADYALTADWTQYGIESLSLYFYGAEGNTGQLYVKINNTKIAYDGPAVNIARPSWQLWSIDLSQAGNVSSVTSLTIGIEGAGATGVLYIDDIRLYPEVLDYTFPDVTGAGDTVQGVPNDGDWPANEAPEMAIDDNVNTKYLHRKGGSQPTGFQVAPLVGSAIVTGLTFTTANDDYGRDPTSFELYGSNASIDGPYTLIAAGDIVDFSQATVWPRFTRNATPIEFENTVAYRYYQLLFPTLRPNNDGLMQIAEVEFLGAIVP, encoded by the coding sequence ATGTGTAGACGAATCAATGCCGTGATATGCGTTGTTGTCCTGGGGCTGGCCCTGGCGAGTGTCTCCGAGGCGGCTCTGGTGGGCTGGTGGAAGTTCGACGACGGATCGGGCTCGATCGCCAAGGACAGTTCCGGCCGGGGGTACCACGGGACGATCACCGATCCCATCTGGGTCGCCGGACACTACGGCGGCGCCCTGGATTTCCAGGGGACCTCCTATGTGGACGTCCCCCCGGAGTCGTGGTCCACGATCGAGAGGCAGGCGACCGTATCGTTCTGGGCCTACGGCGACCCGGACCAGCAGCCGCAGGCCAACTTCATCTTCGGGGCTTTCTCCGACCCCGCCAACAACGAAGCCCGGAGGATGAGCGCCCACGTGCCGTGGAGCAACGGCAACGTGTACTTCGACACAGGCGGGCCGGGCTACAACCGCATCGAAAGAGCGGCCGATCCGGCCGACTACGAGGGCACCTGGACCTTCTGGACCTTCCTCAAGAACGCCGACACCGGCGATCAGCAGATCTACATCAACGGCGAACTCTGGCACAGCGGGACCGGCATGACCAATACGATGGAGGGCGTCACCAAGTTCACCATCGGCACCAAGCCCAGCCTCCTCGAAGGGTGGTACCGGGGCATGATCGACGACTTCCGTCTCTACGATACGGCCCTGACGATTGAGGAGATTCAACTGGCCATGACGGGGCGCGGTCCGGGTCTGGAACTGGCCTCCAACCCGGCGCCGGAGAACGAAGCGAGCGATATTCCGCGCGATGTGGTTTTGAGCTGGGAGGCAGGCGAGTATGCCGTCACGCATGACGTGTACTTCGGCGCCTCGTTCGACGACGTCAACACCGCCGGCCGGGGCAATCCGATGGGCGTGCTGCTCAGCCAGGGTCAGGCCGGCGCCACATTCGACCCGCCCGGACTCCTCGATTTCGGTCAGACCTACTACTGGCGCATCGATGAGGTCAACGGCGCGCCGGACAACGCGATCTTCAAGGGGGAGACCTGGAGTTTCACGGCCGAGCCACTCGCCTACCCGGTAACGGGCGTCTTCGCCACCAGCAACGGCGTTTTCGACGAGGGAGCCGGTCCGCAGAATACGGTCAACGGATCGGGCTTGAACGCCGACGACCAGCACTCGACCGCCGCCGGCGATATGTGGGTGGCCCGGCCCGGCGACGAGCCGCTGTACATCCAGTTCGAGTTCGACCGCCTTTACAAACTCCATGAGATGCTCGTCTGGAACTACAACGTCCAGTTCGAGATGCTGTTGGGCTTCGGACTCAAGGACGTCACCGTCGAGTACTCGGTCGATGGCGAGGACTGGGCCGTGCTGGGCGACGTGCAGTTGAGCCAGGCCACCGCCGCGGCGACGTATACGGCCAATACGACGGTTGCCCTCGAGGGCGTGGCCGCCCGCTTCGTCCGCCTGACCGTCAACAGCGGCTGGGGGATGATGGGCCAATATGGCCTCAGTGAGGTCCGCTTCATGTACATCCCCGCTCACGCCCGTCAGCCGCAGCCGGCCGACGACGCTGCCGATGTCAGCGTGGACGGCGCGCTGGCCTGGAGAGCCGGACGTGACGCCGTCTCACATGAAGTGTACCTTGGCACCGAAGCCGATGCGCTGGCGCTGGCCGGCACCGTGACCGGCAACAGCTACAGCCCCGGTGCGCTGAATCTCGCCACCACGTACTACTGGCAGGTCAACGCGATCCAGGAGACCGAGTCGTGGGAAGGCGACGTCTGGAGCTTCACCGCCCAGGAGTTCATCGTCGTCGAGGATTTCGAGAGCTACACCGACGACATCGAGGCCGGCGAAGCGATCTTCGACACCTGGCTCGACGGCTGGGTAAACGACACCGGCTCGACCGTCGGCCATCTGAACACCCCGTTCGCCGAGCGCACCATCGTCCACAGCGGCCGCCAGTCGATGCCGCTGTCGTACGACAACAGCACCGTGGCCACCTCCGAGGCCGACTACGCGTTGACGGCCGACTGGACGCAGTACGGCATCGAGAGCCTGTCGCTGTACTTCTACGGCGCCGAGGGCAACACCGGCCAATTGTATGTGAAAATCAACAATACCAAGATCGCCTATGACGGCCCGGCCGTGAACATCGCCCGCCCGTCCTGGCAACTGTGGAGCATCGATCTGTCCCAGGCCGGCAACGTCAGCAGCGTCACCTCGCTGACGATCGGCATTGAGGGTGCTGGTGCGACGGGCGTCCTGTACATCGACGACATCCGACTGTATCCCGAGGTGCTCGACTACACCTTCCCCGACGTCACCGGCGCCGGCGACACCGTGCAGGGCGTTCCGAACGACGGCGACTGGCCGGCCAATGAGGCACCCGAGATGGCCATCGACGACAACGTCAACACGAAGTACCTGCACCGCAAGGGCGGCAGCCAGCCCACGGGGTTCCAGGTCGCGCCGCTGGTCGGCTCGGCGATTGTCACGGGACTGACCTTCACCACCGCCAACGACGATTATGGCCGGGACCCGACCTCGTTTGAACTCTACGGCTCGAATGCGAGCATCGACGGGCCGTACACGCTGATTGCCGCCGGCGACATTGTCGATTTCAGCCAGGCCACGGTCTGGCCGCGGTTCACCAGGAACGCCACACCCATCGAGTTCGAGAACACCGTCGCGTACAGGTACTATCAACTCCTGTTCCCGACCCTTCGTCCGAACAACGACGGTCTCATGCAGATCGCCGAAGTGGAATTCCTCGGCGCGATCGTGCCGTAG
- a CDS encoding bifunctional alpha,alpha-trehalose-phosphate synthase (UDP-forming)/trehalose-phosphatase yields the protein MRKLIVAANRLPVTVSMRDGQYQFRPSPGGLAVGLSCLPDSLERLWMGWPGVSSERLTPEDKDRIRESLRQQNSAPVFLSQRQIDQYYLGFCNKTIWPLFHYFPVRTVFEQQFWKAYRQVNHLFCEELLKVAEPGDSVWVHDFQLMLLPRLLREKMPDLTIGYFHHIPWPSFELFRLLPWREEILDGLLGADLVGFHTYDYVRHFLSSVSRISGLEHTLGEVNAHNRILKVDAFPMGIDYNRYAGAIDDGEVKAEIDRIRGIVGERKIIVSVDRLDYTKGIVERLEAFDWFLSTHPEYKGQVTLIIVAVPSRSGIEDYKQLRGHLEQLVGRVNGEHGSIGYMPVWYLYRFMPFKKLTALYNAADVALITPLRDGMNLIAKEFVATKNGGPGVLILSEMTGAASELGEALTVNANDKTAIVRAIQEALEMPLAEQCERNRVMQERLKRYDIVRWSTDFIHALNEIGVRQQGVSVHKLGPAARETLVRQYQTADKRLFLLDYDGTLVGFQGRPAKAGPDEEILMLLNRLTQHESNCVAIISGRDKDTLEKWLGSLPVHIIAEHGGWLREFGESWRSFQPVNEQWKHAVKPIMDLYSDRTPGSIVEEKDFSLVWHYRRADPTLASVRTHELRDALVNLTENMDVGVFEGSKILEVRKHGVNKGRAAEFLLARQAWSFVLAAGDDYTDEEMFAVLPETAYSIKVGSNVSKARFNVDTVMDLRNLLKQLVGS from the coding sequence ATGCGAAAACTCATCGTTGCCGCCAACCGTTTGCCCGTTACCGTTTCCATGCGGGATGGACAGTACCAGTTTCGCCCCAGTCCCGGGGGTCTGGCCGTCGGGCTGTCGTGCCTGCCCGATTCGCTGGAGCGACTCTGGATGGGCTGGCCCGGGGTCTCCAGCGAACGGCTGACGCCGGAAGACAAGGACCGCATCCGAGAGTCCCTGCGTCAGCAGAATTCCGCGCCGGTGTTTTTGTCTCAGAGGCAGATCGATCAATATTACCTGGGCTTCTGCAACAAGACGATCTGGCCCCTGTTCCACTATTTTCCGGTCCGCACGGTGTTCGAGCAGCAGTTCTGGAAGGCGTATCGGCAGGTCAACCACTTGTTCTGCGAAGAGCTGCTCAAGGTGGCCGAGCCGGGCGATTCCGTTTGGGTGCACGATTTCCAGTTGATGCTGCTTCCCCGTCTGCTTCGCGAGAAGATGCCCGATCTGACCATCGGGTACTTCCACCACATCCCCTGGCCTTCCTTCGAGCTGTTCCGCCTGCTGCCCTGGCGCGAGGAGATTCTCGACGGCCTGCTGGGCGCGGACCTGGTCGGGTTCCACACATACGATTACGTGCGTCACTTCCTCAGCAGCGTCTCGCGGATCAGCGGTCTGGAACACACGCTGGGCGAGGTCAACGCCCACAACCGGATCCTCAAGGTGGACGCCTTTCCGATGGGCATCGACTACAACCGGTACGCTGGGGCAATCGACGACGGGGAGGTCAAGGCCGAAATCGACCGGATTCGCGGCATCGTCGGCGAGCGGAAGATCATCGTCTCCGTCGATCGACTCGATTACACCAAAGGCATCGTGGAGCGTCTGGAGGCCTTCGACTGGTTCCTCAGCACCCATCCCGAGTACAAGGGCCAGGTCACGCTGATCATCGTGGCTGTGCCGTCCCGCTCGGGCATCGAGGACTACAAACAGCTTCGGGGACACCTCGAGCAGCTCGTGGGGCGCGTCAACGGCGAGCACGGCTCGATCGGCTACATGCCCGTATGGTACCTGTACCGTTTCATGCCGTTCAAGAAGCTGACGGCACTCTACAACGCCGCCGACGTCGCGCTGATCACCCCGCTGCGCGATGGGATGAACCTGATCGCCAAGGAGTTTGTGGCGACCAAGAACGGCGGACCGGGGGTGCTGATTCTCAGTGAGATGACCGGGGCCGCCAGCGAACTGGGAGAGGCCCTGACCGTCAACGCCAACGACAAGACGGCCATCGTTCGCGCGATTCAGGAGGCTCTGGAGATGCCCCTTGCCGAGCAGTGCGAACGCAATCGCGTCATGCAGGAGCGTTTGAAGCGCTACGACATCGTGCGGTGGAGCACCGACTTCATTCACGCGCTGAACGAGATCGGGGTTCGGCAGCAGGGGGTCTCGGTGCACAAGCTGGGGCCGGCGGCACGGGAGACACTGGTCCGGCAGTACCAGACCGCCGACAAGAGGCTGTTTCTCCTGGACTACGATGGAACGCTGGTGGGCTTCCAGGGCCGTCCGGCCAAGGCGGGGCCGGATGAAGAGATCCTGATGCTTCTCAATCGATTGACGCAACACGAGAGCAACTGCGTTGCGATTATCAGCGGTCGAGACAAGGACACCCTGGAGAAATGGCTGGGAAGCCTGCCCGTTCACATCATCGCCGAGCACGGCGGCTGGCTGCGCGAGTTCGGCGAGTCGTGGCGCAGTTTCCAGCCGGTCAACGAGCAATGGAAGCACGCCGTCAAGCCGATCATGGACCTTTATTCGGACCGCACGCCCGGATCGATCGTGGAAGAGAAGGATTTTTCTCTGGTTTGGCATTACCGTCGAGCCGACCCCACGTTGGCGTCCGTGCGAACGCACGAACTGCGGGACGCCCTGGTGAACCTGACCGAGAATATGGACGTAGGTGTCTTTGAGGGCAGCAAGATCCTCGAGGTGCGAAAGCACGGCGTCAACAAGGGTCGAGCCGCTGAGTTCCTGCTGGCCCGGCAAGCGTGGAGCTTCGTGCTGGCGGCCGGCGACGATTATACCGATGAAGAAATGTTCGCAGTCCTGCCGGAGACGGCGTACTCGATCAAAGTGGGCTCGAACGTCTCGAAGGCGCGATTCAATGTCGATACCGTCATGGATTTAAGGAATTTGCTCAAACAACTCGTGGGGAGTTAG
- a CDS encoding glycosyltransferase yields MLRLEDFRHIVPDETLAEIYARARSLYGRHVIHLNATYQGGGVAEILYSLVMLMNDVGVDAGWRILHGSQEFFEITKSFHNALQGAKLNLSERKKRVYRRVNEDFARFTHIDHDCVIVHDPQPLALIRSYRKTQPWIWRCHIDLTEPHAELWDFLKGFVLKYDQVVMSSEKYFKKDLPVDQRLMYPAINPLSPKNMAISDKGIEDQLAHAGVPMDKPLITQVSRLDPWKDPEGVVDVFKLVREQVDCRLVLCYNVASDDPEGLQMYKKVQRKANKMLETGDVLLVVGNSEKLVNAIQRHSKVIVQKSIKEGFCLAVTEAMWKGTAVVASNVGGIPSQIEDGRNGYLLEPQDTEGFADRVTRLLKDPDEATELGRQARETVRQKFLITRLLSDYLDMLNAIMN; encoded by the coding sequence ATGCTCAGACTCGAAGATTTTCGCCACATCGTACCGGATGAAACACTCGCCGAAATCTACGCCAGGGCCCGAAGCCTCTACGGCAGACACGTCATTCATCTCAACGCCACCTACCAGGGCGGCGGGGTGGCGGAGATCCTCTATTCGCTGGTCATGCTGATGAACGACGTGGGCGTCGACGCTGGCTGGCGGATCCTGCACGGTAGCCAGGAGTTCTTCGAGATCACCAAGAGCTTCCACAACGCGCTGCAGGGCGCCAAATTGAATCTCTCCGAGCGTAAGAAGCGCGTCTATCGGAGGGTCAACGAGGATTTCGCGCGCTTCACGCACATCGACCACGACTGTGTGATCGTTCACGATCCGCAGCCGCTGGCGCTGATCCGCTCGTACCGCAAGACGCAGCCGTGGATCTGGCGATGTCACATCGATCTGACCGAGCCGCACGCGGAGTTGTGGGACTTCCTCAAGGGGTTCGTGCTCAAGTACGATCAGGTCGTGATGTCGAGCGAGAAGTACTTCAAGAAGGACCTTCCGGTCGATCAGCGCCTGATGTATCCGGCGATCAACCCCCTGAGCCCGAAGAACATGGCCATCTCGGACAAGGGCATCGAAGACCAGTTGGCTCATGCCGGCGTCCCGATGGACAAGCCGCTGATCACCCAGGTCTCCCGGCTCGACCCCTGGAAGGACCCGGAGGGCGTCGTCGACGTCTTCAAGCTCGTCAGGGAACAGGTCGACTGCCGGCTCGTGCTGTGCTACAACGTCGCCAGCGACGACCCCGAAGGACTCCAGATGTACAAGAAGGTCCAGCGCAAGGCCAACAAAATGCTGGAAACGGGGGACGTTCTGCTCGTCGTGGGCAACAGCGAGAAGCTGGTCAACGCGATCCAGCGACACTCGAAAGTCATCGTTCAGAAGTCCATCAAGGAGGGGTTCTGCCTGGCGGTGACCGAAGCGATGTGGAAGGGGACCGCCGTGGTCGCCTCCAACGTCGGGGGCATTCCCAGCCAGATCGAGGACGGCAGAAACGGCTATCTGCTCGAACCCCAGGACACGGAAGGATTCGCCGACCGCGTCACGCGCCTGCTGAAGGACCCCGACGAGGCCACCGAACTTGGACGCCAAGCCAGGGAGACCGTCCGCCAGAAGTTCCTCATCACCCGCCTGCTCTCCGACTACCTCGACATGCTCAACGCCATCATGAACTGA
- a CDS encoding RNA polymerase sigma factor, whose translation MTEKEAIYCELLVLRCRQGQRAALEELVRTWERPLFYFVRRLIDNEDEARQVLQQTWVSVLQGLGRLREPRKLPAWLYTIARITALTHLRRQYGEKAMSRANESVPFQEANDGQRDFDNAEQIHYGLGRLSLIHREVLTLFFLQDLSLEEIASVLEVPVGTVKSRLHHAKRMLKAILVREESSHE comes from the coding sequence GTGACGGAGAAAGAGGCGATCTACTGCGAGCTGTTGGTATTGCGGTGCCGCCAGGGGCAGCGGGCGGCGCTGGAGGAACTGGTTCGGACCTGGGAGCGGCCGCTGTTCTACTTCGTCCGCCGGCTGATTGACAACGAGGACGAGGCTCGGCAAGTCCTCCAGCAGACATGGGTCAGCGTATTGCAGGGACTCGGCCGATTGCGGGAACCTCGCAAGCTGCCTGCCTGGTTGTATACGATCGCCCGAATAACCGCGTTGACCCATCTGCGGAGGCAGTATGGGGAAAAGGCAATGTCCCGGGCAAACGAGTCCGTTCCATTTCAGGAGGCGAACGATGGCCAACGGGACTTTGACAACGCCGAGCAGATTCACTACGGCCTGGGTCGGCTCTCGCTGATTCACCGCGAGGTACTGACGTTGTTCTTTCTACAGGATTTGTCGCTCGAAGAAATCGCGAGCGTGCTGGAGGTCCCCGTCGGGACGGTCAAGTCCAGACTGCACCATGCCAAACGGATGTTGAAGGCGATCCTCGTACGGGAGGAATCGAGCCATGAATAG